A window of Zingiber officinale cultivar Zhangliang chromosome 5A, Zo_v1.1, whole genome shotgun sequence contains these coding sequences:
- the LOC121980809 gene encoding subtilisin-like protease SBT3.10 yields the protein MGNKSHVFSPFFLLVLLCFQSVLLTLKASSDKIYIVHVREGESKHEDPEELVMDLHIQILTSVLGSKDEAISSIVYSYGFCSFFRFSSFAAKLSVPQAKKIKELPEVLGIRPSRTLRHLTTSSWDILGVDNSELSGFLRANHGKDIISGVIDSGVWPEVKNFSDGSYSPVPVQWKGKCMPGQHFDVHKCNRRLIGAYYYKGGVTTKLQKGDYLSATGNNVSNVDVYQMPGLPLSATTIFLN from the exons ATGGGCAACAAATCACATGTCTTttctcctttctttcttcttgttctGCTTTGCTTCCAATCGGTTCTGCTTACATTGAAAGCATCATCTGATAAG atATATATTGTCCATGTGAGAGAAGGAGAAAGTAAGCATGAAGACCCGGAGGAGCTCGTCATGGATTTGCACATCCAAATTCTCACTTCTGTTCTTGGCAG taaggatgaagctatcaGCTCTATTGTCTATAGCTATGGATTCTGCAGTTTCTTTAGATTCTCTAGTTTTGCTGCAAAGCTATCGGTGCCCCAAGCTAAAAAAATCAAAG AGTTGCCTGAGGTGCTAGGCATAAGGCCAAGTCGGACGTTGAGGCATCTGACGACAAGCAGCTGGGACATCCTCGGCGTTGACAATTCCGAACTTTCTGGCTTTCTTCGAGCAAACCACGGCAAGGATATCATCAGTGGAGTCATAGATTCAG GTGTATGGCCAGAGGTGAAGAACTTCAGCGACGGGAGCTACAGCCCAGTGCCGGTGCAGTGGAAGGGGAAGTGCATGCCAGGCCAACACTTCGATGTCCACAAGTGCAACCGCAGGCTCATTGGCGCCTACTACTACAAGGGTGGAGTCACCACCAAGCTACAGAAGGGCGACTACCTCTCTGCGACCGGCAACAATGTGTCTAACGTTGACGTGTACCAGATGCCCGGCTTGCCCCTCAGCGCCACAAcaatttttcttaattaa